A stretch of Hydractinia symbiolongicarpus strain clone_291-10 chromosome 9, HSymV2.1, whole genome shotgun sequence DNA encodes these proteins:
- the LOC130656130 gene encoding fibropellin-1-like isoform X4, with protein sequence MDNTIHAILFVCLVMCVHAKTTVYVQLMDYYNGASKDYKGDCCDNPGWLCLLKCDNWFKICLTTLPVSNEKKCIYSMKTKILGNDKFDFPRYGELIGKRVKNPIKFTYDGSFGGFGMQVEVWDDDGNNIWGIGREDDLVDKYIQNVKITPTKDDITPVSKRIYGRRSSLRLLVSAICETNWYNTDCNTYCLSQDNDKGHFKCDPATGSKICFTGWIGNSCNQAICSSNCDRGNCTHPGQCNCLPGWKDKYDNPKSCSVCVKKRGCKNGYCIKGNDCHCNIDWTGDLCDKDENPCRISPCQNGAACHKNGTDRYYCLCPAGYTGFTCDYELNPCTSAPCQHGAKCVNKRTDYECPCPAGYYGKNCEHNYDDCATNLCANGGTCLDSVNSYNCTCTKGFTGSTCSINIDDCKTNRCQNGGVCYDLVANFSCRCKQGYTGRLCEDDIDDCASLPCLNGGNCTDKINNFECRCLAGYQGRTCSNNNCKPNPCGKGNCVDLKTDYNCSCYLGYTGRNCEININDCLPNICHNGTCHDGVNSYNCSCKAGFTGKNCDINIDDCYNKPCQNGAICIDMVNNYLCKCAHGWKGRNCDYNIDDCVIPCVHGTRSHLCTMSPCKNGASCVDLVNNFKCNCSVGFTGKYCEATVDYCKSSPCKNQATCVNRRDNYMCVCVPGYTGKNCQLEVDECSSGPCNSNGTKSCKDGINSFTCNCKPGYAGLLCEENIDDCDLRNAGNIPEGDDVASWGLCGQYGTCVDGILSYSCVCKDGYTGKKCKTNIDECASSPCQNNGSCSQYITKAGYYCECLPGFTGANCNIDIDECAVYNDCCNNSKCIDGVNSYTCQCTAGMKGIDCCSSTSWCANNNTCTKNGNCKDVTNGFKCNCLPGFTGTRCETDINECLSNPCTGGSTCLNSPGNFTCLCPLGKTGSNCKQEIDDCVNVTCLNNFTCVDDTNHFHCNCPSKRYTQPYCEDVNECLQPNMCPSNRKCNNKVGGFLCGCHDGWMGEDCTESVDDCKQNECIKPHTSACLDAHERYICKCFGQWDGPRCERRNMSLTDPCGCEYGICVYSTDRLQICECDADYTAVKNDDAKGPNKSVVIGGAIGAVLFVAAIVVFVVVMKRKNVTSNFYKEEIGKVSYNGQTDDVDFKNGDLMFKNPTFSLTRNNPGLITDL encoded by the exons TGTGTCCATGCTAAAACAACTGTTTATGTACAGTTAATGGACTATTACAATGGTGCCTCTAAAGATTATAAAGGCGATTGTTGCGATAACCCTGGATGgttgtgtttattaaaatgtgataactgGTTTAAAATTTGCTTGACTACACTTCCTGTTAGTAATGAAAAGAAGTGTATTTATTCCatgaaaaccaaaattttgggTAATGATAAATTTGATTTTCCACGATATGGGGAACTCATTGGTAAAAGAGTGAAAAATCCCATTAAGTTTACCTACGATGGATCTTTT ggTGGTTTTGGAATGCAAGTGGAAGTTTGGGATGATGATGGGAACAATATATGGGGTATTGGAAGGGAAGATGATTTGGTTGATAAGTACATACAGAATGTGAAAATAACACCAACCAAGGATGATATTACACCTGTCTCCAAACGAATATATGGTAGAAGATCAAGTCTTCGTCTTCTGGTTAG tgcAATTTGTGAAACTAATTGGTACAACACTGATTGTAATACATATTGTCTGTCACAAGATAATGACAAAGGACACTTTAAATGTGATCCAGCTACTGGAAGTAAAATTTGTTTCACAGGTTGGATTGGTAACAGCTGTAATCAAG CAATATGTAGTAGTAATTGTGATCGAGGAAACTGCACACACCCAGGACAATGCAA CTGTCTTCCTGGTTGGAAGGATAAATATGACAATCCAAAATCCTGCAGTGTTTGTGTTAAAAAGAGAGGTTGCA AGAATGGTTATTGCATCAAGGGGAATGATTGCCACTGTAATATTGATTGGACTGGTGATTTATGTGACAAAG ATGAAAATCCTTGCAGAATATCGCCTTGTCAAAATGGAGCTGCTTGTCATAAAAATGGAACTGACAGATACTACTGTCTTTGTCCTGCTGGATATACTGGGTTTACATGTGATTATG AATTAAACCCATGCACTTCTGCACCATGCCAACATGGTGCAAAATGCGTAAATAAACGCACAGACTATGAATGCCCTTGTCCAGCTGGCTATTATGGAAAAAATTGTGAACATA attaTGATGACTGTGCTACAAATTTATGTGCTAATGGTGGAACATGTCTT GATAGTGTCAATAGTTACAATTGCACATGCACAAAGGGTTTCACTGGCTCTACATGTAGCATAAACATTGATGATTGTAAGACAAATCGATGCCAAAATGGTGGCGTATGTTATGATCTTGTTGCAAACTTTTCATGCCGATGTAAACAGGGTTATACAGGCAGACTTTGTGAGGATGATATTGACGACTGTGCATCGTTGCCATGTTTAAATGGAG gaaattGTACAGATAAGATCAACAATTTTGAATGTAGGTGTCTCGCTGGATACCAAGGTCGTACTTGTTCAAATAATAACTGCAAACCAAATCCATGTGGAAAAGGAAATTGTGTAGACCTTAAAACAGATTATAAT TGTTCATGCTATCTGGGTTACACTGGTAGAAACTGTGAAATAAACATCAATGACTGTTTACCAAATATCTGCCATAATGGCACGTGCCACGATGGTGTTAATTCGTACAACTGCTCATGTAAAGCAGGATTCACTGGAAAGAATTGTGACATAAACATAGATGACTGTTACAACAAGCCATGTCAGAATGGTGCCATATGCATTGACATGGTTAACAACTATCTTTGTAAATGTGCTCATGGCTGGAAAGGAAGGAATTGTGATTACAACATTGATGACTGCGTTATACCTTGTGTACATGGAACTAGAAGTCATTTATGCACAATGTCTCCATGTAAAAATGGTGCAAGTTGTGTAGATcttgttaataattttaaatgtaACTGCTCAGTTGGATTTACAG GAAAATATTGTGAAGCTACAGTAGATTATTGTAAATCAAGCCCATGTAAAAACCAGGCCACTTGCGTTAACCGGCGGGATAAttacatgtgtgtgtgtgtaccTGGCTACACTGGTAAAAATTGCCAGCTCGAAGTTGATGAATGTTCATCAGGTCCCTGCAACAGCAATGGCACAAAGTCATGCAAGGATGGTATAAACTCTTTCACATGTAACTGCAAACCTGGTTATGCTGGCTTACTGTGTGAAGAAA ATATAGATGATTGTGATTTACGAAATGCTGGTAACATTCCTGAAGGAGATGATGTTGCGTCTTGGGGATTGTGTGGTCAGTATGGAACGTGTGTAGATGGCATTCTATCTTACTCCTGTGTATGTAAAGATGGTTACACCGGGAAAAAATGCAAAACTA ataTTGATGAGTGTGCTTCCTCACCCTGTCAAAACAATGGCTCTTGTTCTCAATACATTACAAAAGCTGGGTATTATTGTGAATGTTTACCTGGTTTTACTGGAGCCAATTGTAACATAG ATATTGACGAGTGTGCTGTATATAATGATTGTTGTAATAATTCAAAATGTATCGATGGTGTAAATAGTTACACATGTCAATGTACTGCTGGTATGAAAGGAATTGATTGCTGTTCTT CTACATCTTGGTGTGCTAATAATAATACTTGTACTAAAAATGGTAATTGTAAAGATGTTACTAATGGATTTAAGTGTAATTGTCTACCTGGTTTTACTGGAACAAGATGCGAGACAG atattaatgAATGTCTTAGTAATCCATGCACTGGTGGATCCACCTGTTTGAATTCACCTGGAAACTTTACATGTTTGTGTCCATTAGGAAAAACAGGTTCTAATTGTAAACAAG AAATTGATGACTGTGTAAACGTCACATG cttaAACAATTTTACATGTGTTGATGACACCAATCACTTCCACTGTAACTGCCCTTCAAAAAGATACACACAGCCTTATTGTGAGG ATGTAAATGAGTGTCTCCAACCCAACATGTGTCCTTCCAATCGAAAGTGTAATAATAAAGTGGGTGGTTTTCTTTGTGGTTGTCACGATGGTTGGATGGGAGAAGATTGTACAGAAA gtGTTGATGACTGTAAACAGAATGAGTGTATTAAACCTCATACTTCAGCTTGTCTCGACGCACATGAACGTTATATCTGTAAATGTTTTGGTCAATGGGACGGACCACGTTGTGAAAGGC GCAATATGTCATTAACTGATCCTTGTGGTTGTGAATATGGTATATGTGTCTATTCAACAGATCGGCTTCAAATATGTGAATGTGATGCAGATTACACAG CTGTTAAAAACGACGATGCAAAAG GTCCAAATAAGTCAGTTGTCATTGGTGGTGCAATAGGAGCTGTTCTTTTCGTCGCAGCTATtgttgtgtttgttgttgttatgaAACGAAAGAATGTAACTTCAAACTTTTACAAGGAAGAAATTGGAAAAG TTTCATACAATGGCCAAACCGATGATGTTGATTTCAAAAATGGTGACTTAATGTTTAAAAACCCAACATTTAGTTTGACCAGAAACAATCCTGGTTTGAtaacagatctatga